The sequence CTGCAGAGCTTCAAAAACTAATCAAACTAGCCAAAGAAGAAAATATAAAAGTTATATTTGTAGCACCACAATTTTCAAAAAAATCTGCTAATATTATAGCAAAGGAAAGTGGTATAAAAGTAGTTGAGTTAGATCCACTTCCACAAGATTGGATGAAAGGTATGGAAAAAGTAGTTAAAAGCTTTGAAAACAATATATGATTAAAAGAATTTTGATTTTTTTGGTGTCTGTGTTTTTTACAACACAGGCATCAGCTTGTGCATTATGTGCTTTAATGACCCCAACAGCGCATATCTATCTAGATTTTAATACCACACAAGAAGAGCTTAACAGCATAAAAGTATCGTGGCATTTTTCAAAAAACTTCACAGATTTAACATTAGAAGGATATGATTTAAATGGAAATTTAAAGCTTGATGAGGATGAATTAGCTGAGGTAAATTTTGCTATGGTTGATTATCTTCAAAGAAAAAATTATCTAATGAAATATGAATATTATGATATGCCAGATGGAAAAACGCACGAACTTGAAGGCGAGATTATAGACTCAAAATCAAGTCTGGTTGATGGAAGATATGTTTTTGAGTTTATTAAAAAGGTAAAACTCCCTATAAAAGATAATAGAATATTAAAAATAGTTGCAAATGATGATGAGGGATATTTTAATTTTAGCTTTTTAAATAGTGGCAAAAGTATGATTTTGGATAATTTATATGCTATTTATAATTCAAATTTAAATGCTACATTTATTGAGTTTAAAAAAGGAAATATTAGCACTCAAAAACAAAAGAGTTTAAAATCTTTAATTAAAAATAGCAATATAGATAGCGAAAAAGTAAGTAAAAATTTCATAGATGAGTATGGACTAAAAACACTTAAAAAACTTAAATCCCTTTTTGCCAATAGTGCAGAGTTTAGCTTTTTAACTATTTTTAGCATAATTTCAATATCTTTTCTATATGGTTTTTTTCATGCAGCAGGACCTGGACATGCAAAAATGCTAACAACGAGTTACTTTTTAGCAAATGGTGGAAACTATCTAAAAAGCTTTATTTTTTCACTTAAAATCGGAATTTTTCATGTTATAGGTGCCTTTTTGTTAGTTGTTGTTAGTATGTTTGGAGTTGATTTGGTGGCATCTTCTGTTTCAAGTAACAACATCTCTTTAACGACCAAGGTTTCAGCTATAATTATAATACTTGTTAGTCTGTTTTTGTTTGCTGATAAGATTAAAGAGATTAAGGGTAATACACATCAAACAGGTTGTAAATGCTCTAGTTGTTGTGGGCATAAAAAGAGTGAAAATGAGTGGTTCATAGCTTTAAGTGCGGCTATAATTCCATGCCCTGGAACTATACTTGTGTTTGTTGTGGCTTTTAATATAGGAAGTTACTTTTTAAGCTTTATAAGTGCTATTTTTATGGCACTAGGTATGTCAGTTGTTATATTTTTAGCAGCTGTTATAGGATTTAAAGCCAATAAAATAGGAACTAGTAAATTTAAAAACCTTAAAATATATATTGAGTTTTTTGGCATATTTTTAATGCTAATTTTAGGTGTGTTTATGTTTTTAATTGCTGATAAAATAGGTATATTATGAGTGAGATAGTAGTAAAAGACTTAAGCTTTGGTTATGATGAAAATTTAGTTTTAGAAGATATAAATTTAGAATATAATAAAAATGATTTTTTAACTATAATAGGTCCAAATGGTGGTGGAAAAAGTACATTTTTAAAGATAATGCTAGGATTAATCACCCCTAAGCAAGGAAGTATTGAAATTTATGGTAAAAAACCACAAGATGTTTCATCTATATTAGGATATGTTCCGCAATTCATACCTATAAATGAAAATTTCCCTATTAGTGTTTTAGATGTTGTTTTAATGGGTAAAATTGATAAAAAGAAATTTGGTTTTTATACAAAAGAGTGCAAAGAAGATGCATTGGAAGCACTTAAATTAGTTGGGATGGAAGCTTGCGCAAAAAGAAGAATTAGTGAGCTTAGTGGTGGTCAAAGACAAAGAGTTTATATAGCAAGAGCCCTTTGTAGTGACGCTAAGATACTTTTGCTAGATGAGCCAACAGCTAGTATTGACACGCAAGGGCAAATTGAAATTTATGATCTATTAAAAGAGATAAATAAAAACGGAAAAGGCATAATAGTAATAAGCCACGATGTTAATATCTCCATAAACTACGCTACAAAAGTAGGGCACATAAACAAAAAACTAGTTATGCATGAAATTGATATAGAGAAAAAAGATAACTTTTTTAACCATTTAAGAGAAGAGCATACTCATATTTGTGATGTTGAGCTTATTTTAAGGGAGTGTTCTTGCAAGAATTATTGAGTTTAACTTTTATGCAAAACGCCTTTTTGGGCGGAATTTTAGTAAGTATTGCTTGTGGAATTGTTGGATCGTTAGTTGTTATAAATAGAATGACATTTATAGCAGGAGGTATCTCTCATGCTGCATATGGTGGCATAGGTCTTGCTTTTTATTTTGGCATAGCTCCACTTTTAGGCGCTACTGTATTTTCAATATTTTTAGCGCTTTTAGTGGCTTTTATAACCTTAAAAGATAAAGAGAGGTTTGATTCAATAGTTGGAGCCATATGGGCATTTGGTATGGCTTTTGGTATTATTTTGATAGATTTAACGCCAGGATATAATGTTGATTTGATGAGCTATCTTTTTGGTTCTATACTAGCTATTGATAAAAATACGCTCTATTTTGTATCTATGGTTGATATCATATTCATTATAATGATGTGCGTGTTTTATAGGCAATTTTGTGCTATAAGTTTTGATAGTGAGTTTGCTAGATTAAAGGGTGTAAACTCAACGCTATTTTATTACGTACTAGTTGCTATGATGGCACTTTGTGTAGTTGGAACCATTCAAGTTGTTGGGCTAATTTTAGTAATATCTTTGATGACTATTCCTCCATACATTGCTGAGATATTCTCTAAAAGACTTGGGGAAATGATGGTTTATTCGGCTATTATCTCATCAATCTTTTGCATTGTAGGTCTACTTCTTAGTTATAAATTTGATATAACAAGTGGCGCTAGCATTATAATGGTTGCATCGATCTTTTTCTTTATGGTTGTAATTTTTAAAAGACTAAAAAGTCTTTAATTTTTTCTCTTTATTAAAAGAGGGGCAACTTCACATATTAAAATTCCAAGAAGGATTAAGATAGC is a genomic window of Campylobacter blaseri containing:
- a CDS encoding metal ABC transporter permease, coding for MQELLSLTFMQNAFLGGILVSIACGIVGSLVVINRMTFIAGGISHAAYGGIGLAFYFGIAPLLGATVFSIFLALLVAFITLKDKERFDSIVGAIWAFGMAFGIILIDLTPGYNVDLMSYLFGSILAIDKNTLYFVSMVDIIFIIMMCVFYRQFCAISFDSEFARLKGVNSTLFYYVLVAMMALCVVGTIQVVGLILVISLMTIPPYIAEIFSKRLGEMMVYSAIISSIFCIVGLLLSYKFDITSGASIIMVASIFFFMVVIFKRLKSL
- a CDS encoding metal ABC transporter ATP-binding protein gives rise to the protein MSEIVVKDLSFGYDENLVLEDINLEYNKNDFLTIIGPNGGGKSTFLKIMLGLITPKQGSIEIYGKKPQDVSSILGYVPQFIPINENFPISVLDVVLMGKIDKKKFGFYTKECKEDALEALKLVGMEACAKRRISELSGGQRQRVYIARALCSDAKILLLDEPTASIDTQGQIEIYDLLKEINKNGKGIIVISHDVNISINYATKVGHINKKLVMHEIDIEKKDNFFNHLREEHTHICDVELILRECSCKNY
- a CDS encoding DUF1007 family protein — translated: MIKRILIFLVSVFFTTQASACALCALMTPTAHIYLDFNTTQEELNSIKVSWHFSKNFTDLTLEGYDLNGNLKLDEDELAEVNFAMVDYLQRKNYLMKYEYYDMPDGKTHELEGEIIDSKSSLVDGRYVFEFIKKVKLPIKDNRILKIVANDDEGYFNFSFLNSGKSMILDNLYAIYNSNLNATFIEFKKGNISTQKQKSLKSLIKNSNIDSEKVSKNFIDEYGLKTLKKLKSLFANSAEFSFLTIFSIISISFLYGFFHAAGPGHAKMLTTSYFLANGGNYLKSFIFSLKIGIFHVIGAFLLVVVSMFGVDLVASSVSSNNISLTTKVSAIIIILVSLFLFADKIKEIKGNTHQTGCKCSSCCGHKKSENEWFIALSAAIIPCPGTILVFVVAFNIGSYFLSFISAIFMALGMSVVIFLAAVIGFKANKIGTSKFKNLKIYIEFFGIFLMLILGVFMFLIADKIGIL